Proteins from a genomic interval of Pseudanabaena yagii GIHE-NHR1:
- the infC gene encoding translation initiation factor IF-3, with translation MTKKPIKDLPQINERIRYPKIRVIDMEGEQLGILTPKEALKMAEEKELDLVLVSDKADPPVCRIMDYGKFKFEQEKKAREARKKQHTSDVKEVKMRYKIEEHDYKVRINHAERFLKEGDKVKATVMFRGREIQHVDLAEVLLNRMASDLEAVAEIQQYPKREGRNITMLMAPKK, from the coding sequence ATGACTAAAAAGCCAATTAAAGACCTCCCCCAAATCAACGAACGCATCAGATATCCAAAAATTCGAGTCATTGATATGGAGGGGGAGCAGCTCGGCATCCTGACCCCAAAAGAAGCCTTGAAAATGGCTGAAGAAAAAGAGCTAGATCTTGTATTAGTCAGCGACAAAGCCGATCCTCCTGTTTGTCGGATCATGGACTATGGCAAATTCAAGTTTGAGCAAGAAAAAAAGGCGAGGGAAGCCCGCAAAAAGCAACATACTTCAGATGTCAAGGAAGTAAAGATGCGTTACAAGATTGAAGAGCATGACTATAAAGTGCGAATCAACCATGCGGAGCGTTTCTTAAAAGAAGGAGACAAGGTTAAGGCAACTGTAATGTTCCGTGGTCGTGAGATCCAACACGTCGATCTTGCTGAAGTTCTACTCAATCGTATGGCTAGCGATCTTGAAGCTGTTGCTGAGATTCAACAATATCCAAAGCGTGAAGGTAGAAATATCACCATGTTGATGGCTCCCAAGAAATAA
- a CDS encoding DUF2301 domain-containing membrane protein — translation MEITSEVYQGQFGEFTITESDRLSVIIYRSALAISAVCFSVGALLVLLQPNNPQILNWLTWLYCGFSLGLGVALWTIHIYLELLHRVLQLFWAIGVIASVGIALYFPEPLAIAIYEHPIALIGVGFSFAALTGIFFKESFCFNRFETKFLVPLLPVLILGHLVSLLPIAIEQSLLGTWAVLFMIFAIRKLSQEIPSDIGDKSVFAYLKAQKQQAA, via the coding sequence GTGGAAATTACATCTGAAGTTTATCAAGGTCAGTTTGGTGAGTTTACGATTACTGAGAGCGATCGCCTCAGCGTAATTATCTATCGCAGTGCCTTAGCGATCTCGGCAGTATGTTTTAGCGTAGGAGCGCTGTTAGTGCTACTACAGCCAAATAATCCTCAAATCCTAAATTGGTTAACTTGGCTATATTGTGGATTTTCGCTAGGTTTAGGGGTTGCACTTTGGACGATCCATATCTATCTAGAATTACTTCATCGGGTGTTGCAGCTATTTTGGGCAATTGGCGTGATCGCTTCGGTCGGTATTGCTTTGTATTTCCCAGAACCTTTGGCGATCGCAATTTACGAACATCCGATCGCTTTAATTGGTGTGGGTTTTAGTTTTGCCGCTCTAACTGGGATTTTCTTTAAAGAATCTTTTTGTTTTAATCGCTTTGAAACTAAATTTTTAGTTCCATTATTGCCAGTATTGATTCTTGGTCACTTGGTGAGTCTTCTGCCCATAGCGATCGAGCAAAGTTTATTAGGTACTTGGGCAGTTTTATTTATGATTTTTGCAATTCGTAAATTAAGCCAAGAAATCCC